The window GAAGTCCTGCCCGTTCCCGCCCGCTACGACTGGCCCTCACTCTGCTTCGAGTAGGGTGTTTGCAGGTACTTGCGGGCTTCTTCCAGGGCGCCCTGGGTGTTGTCGTTGGTATTGAGGGCGCGGCGATACTCGTTGACGGCGCGTTCGCGCTGCCCGGTGAGGTCGAAGATCTTCCCCAACTGGATGTAGCTCCACACCTCGGTCCAGCGAGGCTCGTTGTCGCCGTTGGCGGCCTCGCGGTAGGCGTTGGCGGCGGCCTGGTAGTTGCGCTGCAGGAAGAAGACCTCGGCGATGCGGTAATGGGCGAGCGAGCTGTTCTTGTTGATGTCCAGCGCCTTCTGGTACTCGCGCAGGGCCTCGGCCAGGTCCCCCTGGGCGACGAGTTGCGTCCCGCGCAGGATGGAGACCCGCACCTTGAAGTCGCTGGAATTCTTCAGCACATGGCTGCCGGGATCGAGCGAGATGTGCCGCGGCTTGCCGAAGGTCTCGACCACGTAGGGCGAATTGGTGCCCACCACTTCGATGCGCTTGGTTTCCGTCTTGCCATCGGTATCGATGCGCAACTCCACCGGCATGCGGAACAGGTCCAAGTCCTGTGAGACCTCGCCCACCACGCGGAAGCCCTTGGCGGTGCGGAAGACGGTGTACTTGTTGTGGAACTCCGGGGCGCCGGTGGAGTCGAGCCACTGCGAGAAGAAGGCCTGGAGCGACTGCCCGTAGCTGAACTCGGCGACCTTGCGGAAGTCGTCCACGGTGGCGGACTTCTCGTTGAACTGGGTGGCGAAGTTGCGCAGGATCTGATCGAAGGGCTTGTCGCCCACGATCCAGCGCAGCATGTGCAGGATCATCGCGCCTTTGTCGGTGACCAGCGACTGGAACTCGGGAGAGAAGGCGCTGAGCCGGCCGACTCCGGCGAGCGGGATGTTGTCGTAGGCGAGCGCGCCCACGGCGATATCCTTCATCACTTCTTCGAAGGCGGCCTGCCCGGCGGCCCACTCCACGTAGCGCGCCTCGGAGTAGCGCGCAAAGCCGTCGCTGATCCAGGCGTCTTCCTGGCGCGCGGGGCTCACGCGCACTCCCCACCACTGCCGCGCCACCGCGTTGGCCAGCAGCCGGTAGTTGATCTTTTCCTGGATGCCGCGCGAAGCCAGCCCCGCGATCTCCGGCGCCCATGCCGTGGGTACCGTGTCGTCGGGAAGCTCGACCACATAGAGGTTGTAGGAGACCGCCGGGCCGTAGATGGAAGAGAAGTATTCGAACTCCTTGCCCGCCGTCTCGCCGTAGGGCTTGGCCATGGCCTTGTGGCTGGGCTTGAAGTACACGCGGACATTCATGCCCCCCTGGGTCACGGTGGTCTCATCGAAGCGGCCGGCGATGATGGTTCCGGGGAAGCTGGGCTTGTCCCACAGGAAGTAGTGCGTGTTCTTGCCCTGGCTGCTGGCGGCAGAGGCGGCGGGGGAGCGCAATCCCACGCGTCCCGGACGTCCGGGCGTCGCGGCGGGCGCGGGTGCCGAGGGCAGCTCCGCGGGGGCGCTGGTGGTGCGACCGGTGCCGATGACCGTCATCCCCGCGGGCACGGTGATTGCCATGGAAGCGGTGAAGCGGTTGGTGTTGTATCCCACCATGGGGAACCAGCGCCCGGCGTAGAGCAGATAGGAGGTGTCGTCGCCGATGTAGGCCAGCTTCAGCCCTTCGACCGGGCTCTCGTCGGCGGACTGCAGCACGCCTTCGTAGTCAAAGGTGAGGGAGGTGCTTGCCCCCTTGCTGAGGCCGTCGGGCAGGGCCACGCGGACGGTCGAATCCTGGGTGACGCGCTCGGCGTTCAGGGTGCGTCCGCTCGCGTCCGTCACCCGGGTGACGCGCAGGGCGTTGTGCAGCTCGAAGGTGGCGATGCTGATGTCATCCAGCGCGGTGAACTTCACCCGCGCGTGCGCCAGCAGCTTGTGGCTCAACGGCACCAGCTCGGCCGAGATGGCGTAGTCGTCCACGCGGATGCGCGGTTTCTCCGCCGCCGCCGCCGAGAGCGCCACGGCCAAACAAAAAATCACGCACCCCAGGGTGCGTCTCCGCCTCATGGCGAGTTTTGACATTCCCATGCTTGTGATTCCTCTGAAGGGCTCTTCCAATAGATGGGCCATCTGGCCCAAAGGATGTACTCAGCCGGCTACTTCGACGTCTGCAGGGCGCGCAGAACCGCCTGCGCGGCCCGGTCGGCGGCCGTGCCGGTTTCCCCGGAAGGCCGCAGGCGCTCGCGGACTTTCGCCAGCGCACCCATCATTTTCTCACGGGCGGGGCCTTCGGCCAGGATTTCCTCCAGGTGCGCGGCCACATTCTCCGGCGTGAAGTCGGACTGGATCAACTCCGGCACCACCTGCTCCCCCGCGATCAGGTTGGGCATGGCCACATAGGGCACCTTCAGCAGATGGTGTCCGAGAGCCCAAGTGAGTGTCGAGACCCGGTAGACAACCACCATGGGCGTGCCCATGAGCGCCGCCTCGACCGTCGCCGTGCCGCTGGCCACCACGGCAGCGCGGGCGTGCACGAGCGCTGACGAGGCCCCCTCCACCACCCTCAGCTTCAACCCGGAGTTGCGAACTCTGTCTTCCAGCCAGGGCCGCTCCACCGTAGACGCCGCCGGAAGGATGAACTCGTATTTCCCCTGCACCCGGCCGGCTCCTGCGAGCAGAGCCGGCAGGTTCATGGAAATCTCTTTCTTGCGGCTACCGGGGAGCAGCGCAACCCACTGCCTAGCTGGATCCAGTCCGTACTTGGCGGCGAACCCCTCCCGCGAGAGGGACGGTGGCGGGACATCCGCCAGCGGATGCCCCACGTACTCGGCGTCCACGCCGTGCTCGCGGTACCACTTTTCCTCGAAGGGAAAGATGACCAGCGCCTTCTTGATCCACTTGTGGAAGCGCGAGACGCGCTGCTCGCGCCACGCCCACAGCTGCGGGCAAACGTAATAGATGACCGGCACGCCGCGCTGGTGCATCGCGCGGGCCACGCGGAAGTTGAAGCCAGGGGAGTCGATGACGATGGCGGCATCGGGCTTGCGCTCATCCGCCGCCCGCACCAGGCGCCGGAACTCGCGGTAGATCCTCGGCAGGTGGGAGACGACCTCCGTGATGCCGACCACGGAGAGTGTGCGGGCATCCACCACCGTGTCGCAGCCGGCGGCACGCATCTGCTCGCCGCCCACGCCGAAGCACTCCAGGTCCGGGACCCGGCGGCGGAGCGCCAGGACCAATCCCGCGCCGTACAGTTCACCGGAGGCTTCGCCGGCCGAAACAAGCAGGCGCATCAGGGCGTGGTCGCCTTCTTGGTGTCGGAGTCCGTGTCTCCGATGCCGAGGTAGGGGTTGTAGAGGTACTTCTCCCGGGTGTGGAAAAGGCCGAAGTGGCGCTTGAGGATGACGATGGGATCGAAGAACCAGGCGCCCAGGGGCAGTTCCTGGTCGTCGAGGTCGATCCAGTTCCAGGGCGCGGAGGCCGCGTTGGGACGCAGGTAGTCGCCGCGGATGGCGGCGCCCACCGTCCCCAGCGCGCACGTCGGACGCCGCGCCCCCGGGACATCGCAGAAGCGGTCGCCAAAATCCGCCACCGTGCCGAAGGTGAGGTTGGGCTTGTGCGTCGCGCGCGCGTGCTTCCACCAGGTCTTGGATATAGGGATGAGCTCGTAAGTTGCGGTGTCGCCGCTCACCTTCGAGAACTCCACCGGCTTGTCCTTGCCGTAGCGCAGCACCAGGATGGGTTCCTGCCAGGAGCCCTCCTCATCCCTCCAGGCGTGGATGCCGTGTTTCTGTGACTCGATGTAGAGGATGGGGTGGCCGTCTTCCAGCCTCAGTCGCTGGCCGCGCTCGCCGGAGGTGATGTGCAGGTCCGCAGCCGCGGTGCTCAGCGAGCGCAGCAGGTGGTTGTGGGCCACCGTTTCCATGGCCACGGGTTGCGGCCCGCCCTGGGCCCACTTGTCCACGATCACCAGCGCGCCTTCCAGGTCGTTCTCGTGGTTGAACTCGGCTTCCTTGCGCGCCCCCCCGCCGATGACGTCCTTGTACTTGTCCTGCAGCTTGTCCAGGAGGCTGTCGAATGTCGCCTGCACCAGGGACCAGTCGCGCGGGTGATACACGGCATAGTGGATGAAGTAGTGGTCCTCGCTCTCGATCACCGAGTAGTAGACGTAGGACCAGAGCTTGTATTTGGAGCCGGCGGCGTTGGCCCAATTGTTGTTGCCCTTCCAGTCGCCGTCGAAGTCGAAGTTGGTGGGATAGTCGAAGCGGTGCTGCTCGGCGGTCCCCGCCATGCGCTGGTGGAGCACCGGAGCGAAGCGTTCGGCGATATCGCGCAGGTCCTTCTCTGGCTGGGGCATGTTTGGAGCCGGGGTTTGCGCCGCGGGCGGCTGCGGCGCAGCCGGGCTGGAGTCTCCCTCGTTGAACTCCCGTATGGTTTTTCCCGGCGGCTGCTGGGGAGCGGCCGGAGCCGCTGCCGGCTGCGGCTGGCTCGGCTGCTGCTGTTGCTGCTGTTTGGGCGGAAGCACGTAGTGGGGCGTCCAGTCCTCCTGCGCGGCGGCCAAAGCGGCGAATGTCAGAACGAGGACGATGACCGCAGGGAAACGGGACATGGGAGATTGGATGCGGCCGCGCCGCCCGAGCGTGAGCCTAATCGTCGGCGCTGACCGCGACTTCCTGGTCCTTGTACTGCAACTGATAGAGCTTCCAGTATATACCGCGCTGCGCCAGCAGCTGTTGGTGCGAGCCCACCTCGCGCACCCGCCCTTTGTGCATCACGATGATCTTGTCGGCGCGCTGGATGGTCGAAAGCCGGTGGGCCACGATCACCGACGTCCGCCCCTCCACCATGCGGCTGAGCGCATCGCGCACGCGGAACTCGGTCTCCGTGTCCACGCTGGAGGTGGCCTCGTCCAGCACCAGGATGCTGGGTTCGTGGGCCAGGGCGCGTGCGAACGAGATCAACTGCTTCTGCCCGGTGCTCAGCGTACTGCCGCGCTCCACCACCTTCTCCTGGAAGCCGCCGGGCAGGGTGCGGATGAAGTCGGCGACGTTCACGTCCTCGGCGGCCTGCTCCACGGCTGCGTCCTGGATCCAGGACGTCCCCAGCCGGATGTTGCCACCCACCGTACCCGTGAACAGGAACGGGTCCTGTAGGACGACGCCGAAGCGGCGGCGCAAGCCATCCAGGTCGAGCTCACGGATGTCCACGCCGTCGAGGCGGATCGAGCCCTTCTGGATGTCATAGAAGCGGACGAGCAGGGAGATGATGGTGGTCTTGCCCGCTCCAGTGTGGCCCACGATGGCGACGGTCTCGCCCGGCTCGATGGCGAAGGAGACGTCGCGCAGCACCCAGTCCGGCTCGCCGGGTTTGGCTTGCTCCGCGCCCTCCTTTTTCTCCACGCCCTTCGCGGCTACGGATTTGTCTCCGTCGGTGGGGGCAGGCACGGTGCGATACGCGAACCACACGTGGTCGAACTCGATGCGCCCCGGGCCGTCCGACGTCTTCGGCGAGGCCGGCCCGGTGACCTCCGCCCGGGTATCCAGCAGCTTGAAGATGCGTTCTCCGGAGGCCATCGCCGACTGCAGGATGTTGTACTTCTCGCTCAAGTCCTGGATGGGCCGGAAGAAGCGCTGCGCGTATTGCATGAAGGCGGTGAGCACCCCGAGGGTGACGGCGCCGCGAACCACCTGGTTCCCACCGAACCAGATGACGCTGGCGATGGCCACCGAGGAGAGGACTTCGATCACCGGGTAGTAGATGGCGTGCGCCAGGATGGCGTCCTTGAAGGCCTCCATGTGGGTGGCGTTGATCTTCTCGAACTTCTCGTAGGCGCGCTTCTCGCGGTTGAACAGTTGCAGCACCACGATGCCGCTGACGTGCTCCTGCAGGTAGGCGTTGATGCGCGCGATGGCTATGCGGATGCGCCGGTAGCTGTCACGCACATACTTGCGGAAGACCATCGTGGCCCAGAAGATGAGCGGCAGCACCGCGAAGGTGATGAGCGCCAGCCACCACTGCATCTTCAGCATGATGACCAGGATTCCCACCAGCACGAAGATGTCCTCGAAGATGGCCACCACGCCCGCGGTGAACAGCTCGTTGAGCGCGTCCACGTCCGTGGTCACGCGGGTCACCAGCCGCCCGACGGGGTTCCTGTCGAAGAAGGCCAGGTGCATGCCCTGCAGGTGACGGAAGATCTGGCTGCGCAGGTCGAACATCACCTTCTGCCCCGTCCACTGCATGAAGTAGGTCTGCGCGAAGTCCAGGAAGAAACTGATGGCCAGCAGAAAGACGTAGATGGCGCCGATCTGACCAATGCCGGTGAGCGGCTCCGAGCTGAGCCAGCGGTCGAGCATCGAGCCCGCTCCCGGCGCGTTCGAGTGCACCAGGTACTTGTCGATCGCGACTTTGGTGAGGTAGGGGCCGAGAACGTCCGCGCCCGCCTTGAGCACGATCGCTCCCAGCGCGATGAACACCTGCCCCTTGTATGGACGCAGGTAGGTGAGCAGCCGCTTCATCAGCCGGCTGTCATAGGCTTTCCCCAGAACGTCTTCTTCGTGCATGCTGGCGGCCATCGGCTCTGACTATTGTACAGACGTTCCGGCGCTCGCTTGGGATGCGGAAAAACAGTGGCAGGACGGAGCTTTTGCCGTGGCGCAGCGGGCGAGCGGATTAGATTCTGCGCAGCACCAGCGCCGAGTTCTTCGAGCCAAAGGCGATGCAGTTGCACACGGCGTGCTCTATCTGCGCCTTGCGGCCGGCTTCGGAGACGTAGTCCAGGTCGCACTCCGGATCGGGCTTGTCCACGTTGATTGTGGGAGGGAGCTGTTCATGCCGCATGGCGACCAGCGTGGCCGCGACTCCCGCTGCGCCGCAAGCCCCCTGGGGGTGGCCGATCTGCGACTTCAGCGCCGACATGGGGACCTTGTAGGCGTGGCCGTTGCCCATGGCCAGCTTGAGCGCCCGGGTCTCGATGCGGTCGTTGAGCTGCGTGGACGTGCCGTGCAGGTTGACGTAGTGGATGTCCGTCGGGCCCACGCCCGCCTCCTGCATGGCCAGTTGGATGGCGCGTGCCGGCTCTTCGCCGCATTCTGCCAGGCGCACGCGATGGAAGGCCTCGCAGGTGGAGCCGTATCCGGCGATCTCGGCATAGACACGAGCGCCGCGCGCGCGGGCGTGCTCGGAGTCCTCCAGCAGGAACATCCACGCGCCCTCGGCGATCACAAAGCCGTCGCGGTCTTGGGAGAAGGGGCGCGAGCCGCGCTCTGGCTCCTGGTTCCACGAGGTGGTGCAGATCTTCATCAGCTCGAAGCCTTTGAGGATGCCCAGTGCCAGCGGCGAGTCGGCGCCGCCGGCCAGGATCATGGGCAGCACGCCCGCCTGGATCTGCCGCAGCGCGTAACCCATGGCGTCGGTGGAAGAGGTGCAGCCCGAAGTCACCACGTGGCTCATCCCGCGCAGCCCGAAGCGCATGCTGACTTCGCTGGATAGCGTCCCCATGGTCCCGCTGGGGATGGAGAACAGGCTGACCTGCTTGACCTTGCCCTCGAGCCACAGCCGGTACTGTATCTCGGAAAAGTCCTGCGCGCCGCCGCCCGTGCCCAGGATCACGCCGATGCCGCGCTTTTCCTCCAGCGACATCTTTTCCGGTTCGATGCCCGCATCCGTCAGCGCTTCACTGGTGGCGGCCGTAGCCAGCGGCACCACGCGTGAGACGTGCTTGCGCTCGTGCTTGGTTATCCAGGCCATCTCGTCGAAGTCCGTGATCTCGCCCGCGATCTGCACCTCGAGCTCGCTGGGGTCGAAGCGGGTGATGCGGCGCACCCCACTCTTTCCCGCCAGCACTGCACGGCAGAAAGCGTCGTTGCCGATGCCGTTGGGGCTGACCGAACCCATCCCGGTGATGACGACGCGTCGCGACATGAAGGCAGCGATTGTATCTGAGAAGTGGAAAGCGCGCCTCGCTCCCGCCACCGGTGCCGGGATGGGATAATGGCTCGGTGCCGCTCGGCCTCTACATCTCCGTGCCCTTCTGTAAGACGAAATGCAGCTATTGCAACTTCGCCTCCGGCGTATTCTCCCGCGAGCAGTTCGGAAGCTATGTCGAGCGCGTCTCGAGCGACATGGCCCGCGCGGCTGAGTCCGCCGCAGCCTTGGGCTGCCAGTTCGACCGCCGCGTGGATTCCGTCTACCTCGGCGGCGGCACCCCCAGCGTTCTCGCACCCGATCAGTTGCGCGAGCTGTTCCGCGCCGCCCGGCAGAACTTCGATGTGGCGCCCGACGCTGAAATCACGGTCGAGTGTGCCCCAGGTACGCTGAGTCCGGCAGTTGTAGGCGCGCTGCTGGACGGCGGCGTGAATCGCGTCAGCCTGGGAGTCCAGTCCTTAATGGACGGGGAAGCGGCCGCGGTCGGCCGCCTGCACAGCCGCGCCACCGTTCTCGACGATATCGCCCGCCTGCGCACAGGTGGGATTTCCAGCCTCAACGTGGACATGATCGCCGGCCTGCCCCACCAGACCGCCGCCAGCTGGCGCGCCTCGCTCGACGACGCCATCGCCTCCGGCGTGCCGCACGTCAGCGTTTACATGCTGGAGGTGGACGACGACTCGCGCCTGGGCCGCGAGCTTATCGCCGGCGGCACACGCTACCACGCCCACTTCGTCCCCGACGACGAGGCCATCGCAGACTTCTATGTGGAAGCCTGTTCGGCGCTCGCCTCGGCCGGCGTCGCCCAGTACGAGATTTCTAACTTCGCGCGTCCCGGCGGCGAATCCCGCCACAACCTTAAGTACTGGACCCGCCAGCCCTACCTCGGCTTCGGCGTGGACGCCCACTCCATGCTGCCGTGCGAGCAAGGACTGCGTGGCGCGGGCGCCCTCGCCCGCGAAAACCTGCGCGGCCAAGCCGTCCTCGGCCGCGAAGAGCAGCAGGAACCGTGTGGCACAGGCGTCCCCGCCTGCGCGCTTCGCTTCTCCACTCCGGATTCCCTGGGCGGCTACCTGGCCGGCGAATCCGGGACGGTCACCCCGGCCTCCGCTGCCCAGGCTCTCGAGGAAAGCTTCTTCCTGGGCCTTCGACTGAATCGCGGCGTGGACCTGCGACGGCTCGCGACAGAGTTTGGCGGCGAAGCCGTAGCCGCTTCGCGCGACACCGTGGACGAGCTCATCGCCGTCGCGCTCCTGGCGCGCGAGGGCGACTGCATTCGCCTGACTTCGCGGGGTCGCCTGCTCTCGAACGAAGTGTTTGAGCGCTTCTTGGGCTCGCGGCAGTCCCCTGCCTCAACGCCTGAGCCTGTGGCAGATTTTCCCGAAATTCATTAGACTCAAACAGTTGCCGCTGCTCGAGCGCCGGAGCAGCGATCCCCATCCGCCATGAAGAGCCGCGTCGCCCCGCGAGGGGTCGCAGAAAAATCAGAGGAGCCGCGCCGGGCCACCCCCGTGGACCTGCGCAGTGACACGGTCACCAAGCCCACGCCGGAGATGCGCCGGGCCATGGCCGAGGCCGAGGTCGGCGACGACGTCTACGGCGAAGATCCCACCATCAACCGCCTGGAGCATCTCGCCGCCGAGACCTTCGGCCGCGAGGCCGCGATCTTCGTCCCCAGCGGCACCATGGGCAACCAGATCGCCATCAAGATCCACACTCGTCCCGGCCAGGAAGTCATCTGCGAGGAGCGCGCCCACATCTTCAACTATGAGATGGCGATGCTCGCGGCCTTCTCCGGCTGCCTCGCGCGCCCCATCCCGGCAGCGGACGGCATCCTGAGCTGGGCGGAGGTCAAGAAGCGCATCCGCCCCAAGACTTACTACATCTCGCAGACCGGACTGGTCTCGCTCGAGAACACGCACAACATGGCGGGCGGGACGGTGTATCCCACGGAAGTCGCGAACGAGATTTGCGACGCCGCCCATGACGCCGGACTTCCCGTGCATCTCGACGGCGCGCGCATCTTCAACGCCGCGGCGGCGCTGGGCCAGCCCGTGGCCGAGATCACGCGCAAGTTCGATTCGGTGATGTTCTGCCTTTCCAAGGGACTGGGCGCGCCGGTGGGCTCGATGCTGGTGGGCAGCCGCGGCTTCATCGAACAGGCGCGCGCCTATCGCAAAGCTTTGGGCGGCGGGATGCGCCAGGCGGGAATCCTGGCGGCGGCGGGCCTGATCGCCCTGGGGAAAATGCCGGCCCGCCTGCGTGACGACCACGCCAACGCCCGCTTCCTGGCCGATGGATTGGCCGAGGTTCGCGGCATCCGCCTGGATGCGAAAAAAGTTCAGACCAACATCGTAGTCTTCGACATCAGCGGCACAGGCATGAACTCGGCGGAGTTCTCGCGACAGCTGGCCGAGCGCAACGTGCTGGCCAACGGCATTGACCCGCAGACCATGCGCATCGTCACCCATATGGATGTGGACCGCGCCGGCTGTGAGCGCGCGCTGGACGCGATCCGCGCCATCTGCGGTGAGAACTGAGGAGACGATTCCCCCATCATGGCCATACACCTCGAATACTCCGTGAGCGCGAAGTGCCGCCCCGAGCACATCTGGGAGAAGTTCGAGAAGCTCGACCAGTGGCCATGGTGGAACCGCGTCATCGCGCAGAGCAAGTGGCTGGAGGGCCAGCCCTGGCAGAAGGGAAGCCGCTTCCTGATGGAGCTGGCGCGCCCCATCAACATGAAGTTCGAACCCGTGGTCCTGGAGTGCGCCGCGCCGCACAAGGTCGGCTGGGTGGGCAAGGCCATGGGCGTGCGCGGCGAACACTGGTTCAGCTTCGAGCCCCAGCCCGACGGAGCCACCCTGATGAAGACCTGGGAGGAGTTCACCGGCCCCAGTACCCTCTTCTTCGGGGACGGCAGGAAACAGGCGGTGGTCAAGATGTATGCTGACTGGTTCGAGGCACTCAAGTTCGAAGCCGAGCGCATCGCCCGCGAGGCGGCGGCGCGCTCCTGACGGAGGCAACCATGAACGTGGAGATTAAGCGCTGCTTCACCTGACTCTCGATTCTTTTTGAGGCGGGACGCCTCAAGCGGGAGATCAGGGAAAAGCTGAATATCAAGCCGAAGATGAGCTTCGGCGGAGTGGGTGTGCTGGACGTGATGGTGGACGGCAGGACCATCTTCTCCCACCAGGCGGAGCGGCGCATGCTGGTTCCGGGGGAGATTGTGGCGCTGATCAGCGCGCTCCAGGGCAGCGCGCCGGCCTAAGGTTCGAAGCATCGGAAGGAGCCGACTTGGACTTCCAACTGAACGACGAGCAGCAGCAGTTGCGCCGCAGCGTGCGCGAGTTCGCCGAGCGCGAGCTTCTGCCCAACGTGATGAGGTGGGACGAAGCCAACGAGTTTCCCCTGGCCGCGGTGAAGGAGCTGGGCAAGCTGGGGCTGATGGGTGTCATCTTTCCGGTGGAATATGGCGGCGCCGGCCTGGGCTATGTGGAATACGTCATCGCCATCGAAGAACTTTCGCGGGTGGACGGCTCCATCGGCATCACCGTGGCCGCGCACAATTCGCTCTGCTCCAACCACATCTTCGTTGCGGGCTCCGAGGCGCAGAGGCGCAAGTACATCCCCAAGCTGGCCAGCGGGGAATTCATCGGCGCCTGGGGCCTGACCGAGCCGGGCGCAGGTTCGGACGCTGGCAGCGCCCGCATGACCGCTGTCCGCAAAGGGGACTGCTGGGTGCTGAACGGCACCAAGACGTTCATCACCAACGGCCACCACGCCGACGTGCTGGTGGTGCTGGCGGTTACCGACAAATCCGCGCACACGCACGGGCTCTCCGCCTTCATCGTGGAGAAGCAGGCCAAGGGCTTCCGCCCAGGGAAGAAGGAGAACAAGCTGGGCCTGCGCGCCAGTGACACCTCCGAGCTGATCTTCGAGGACTGCTGCGTCCCCGCCGACGCCCTCTGCGGCAAGGAGGGCGATGGCTTCATTGACGCCATGCTCATCCTGGACGGCGGGCGCATCTCCATCGCCGCGCTCGGCCTGGGTATGGCCCAGGGCGCCTACGAAGCCGCGCTCAAGTACTCCAAGCAGCGAAAGCAGTTCGGCAAAGCCATCAGCGAGTTCCAAGCCATCCAGTGGAAGCTGGCGGACATGGCCACGGAGATTGACGCCGCGCGCCTGCTTACCCTGCGCGCCGCCGCCATGAAGGACGCCGGCATGAAGACCACGCTCGAATCCTCGATGGCCAAGCTCTACGCTAGCGAGGTCGCGGTGCGCGTGGCCAACGAGTGCGTCCAGATCCACGGCGGCTATGGCTTCGTCAAAGACTACCCGGCGGAGAAGTTCTACCGCGACGTCAAGCTGTGCA of the Terriglobales bacterium genome contains:
- the lpxB gene encoding lipid-A-disaccharide synthase; translation: MRLLVSAGEASGELYGAGLVLALRRRVPDLECFGVGGEQMRAAGCDTVVDARTLSVVGITEVVSHLPRIYREFRRLVRAADERKPDAAIVIDSPGFNFRVARAMHQRGVPVIYYVCPQLWAWREQRVSRFHKWIKKALVIFPFEEKWYREHGVDAEYVGHPLADVPPPSLSREGFAAKYGLDPARQWVALLPGSRKKEISMNLPALLAGAGRVQGKYEFILPAASTVERPWLEDRVRNSGLKLRVVEGASSALVHARAAVVASGTATVEAALMGTPMVVVYRVSTLTWALGHHLLKVPYVAMPNLIAGEQVVPELIQSDFTPENVAAHLEEILAEGPAREKMMGALAKVRERLRPSGETGTAADRAAQAVLRALQTSK
- a CDS encoding ABC transporter ATP-binding protein, with product MAASMHEEDVLGKAYDSRLMKRLLTYLRPYKGQVFIALGAIVLKAGADVLGPYLTKVAIDKYLVHSNAPGAGSMLDRWLSSEPLTGIGQIGAIYVFLLAISFFLDFAQTYFMQWTGQKVMFDLRSQIFRHLQGMHLAFFDRNPVGRLVTRVTTDVDALNELFTAGVVAIFEDIFVLVGILVIMLKMQWWLALITFAVLPLIFWATMVFRKYVRDSYRRIRIAIARINAYLQEHVSGIVVLQLFNREKRAYEKFEKINATHMEAFKDAILAHAIYYPVIEVLSSVAIASVIWFGGNQVVRGAVTLGVLTAFMQYAQRFFRPIQDLSEKYNILQSAMASGERIFKLLDTRAEVTGPASPKTSDGPGRIEFDHVWFAYRTVPAPTDGDKSVAAKGVEKKEGAEQAKPGEPDWVLRDVSFAIEPGETVAIVGHTGAGKTTIISLLVRFYDIQKGSIRLDGVDIRELDLDGLRRRFGVVLQDPFLFTGTVGGNIRLGTSWIQDAAVEQAAEDVNVADFIRTLPGGFQEKVVERGSTLSTGQKQLISFARALAHEPSILVLDEATSSVDTETEFRVRDALSRMVEGRTSVIVAHRLSTIQRADKIIVMHKGRVREVGSHQQLLAQRGIYWKLYQLQYKDQEVAVSADD
- a CDS encoding beta-ketoacyl-[acyl-carrier-protein] synthase family protein, whose protein sequence is MSRRVVITGMGSVSPNGIGNDAFCRAVLAGKSGVRRITRFDPSELEVQIAGEITDFDEMAWITKHERKHVSRVVPLATAATSEALTDAGIEPEKMSLEEKRGIGVILGTGGGAQDFSEIQYRLWLEGKVKQVSLFSIPSGTMGTLSSEVSMRFGLRGMSHVVTSGCTSSTDAMGYALRQIQAGVLPMILAGGADSPLALGILKGFELMKICTTSWNQEPERGSRPFSQDRDGFVIAEGAWMFLLEDSEHARARGARVYAEIAGYGSTCEAFHRVRLAECGEEPARAIQLAMQEAGVGPTDIHYVNLHGTSTQLNDRIETRALKLAMGNGHAYKVPMSALKSQIGHPQGACGAAGVAATLVAMRHEQLPPTINVDKPDPECDLDYVSEAGRKAQIEHAVCNCIAFGSKNSALVLRRI
- the ltaE gene encoding low-specificity L-threonine aldolase gives rise to the protein MKSRVAPRGVAEKSEEPRRATPVDLRSDTVTKPTPEMRRAMAEAEVGDDVYGEDPTINRLEHLAAETFGREAAIFVPSGTMGNQIAIKIHTRPGQEVICEERAHIFNYEMAMLAAFSGCLARPIPAADGILSWAEVKKRIRPKTYYISQTGLVSLENTHNMAGGTVYPTEVANEICDAAHDAGLPVHLDGARIFNAAAALGQPVAEITRKFDSVMFCLSKGLGAPVGSMLVGSRGFIEQARAYRKALGGGMRQAGILAAAGLIALGKMPARLRDDHANARFLADGLAEVRGIRLDAKKVQTNIVVFDISGTGMNSAEFSRQLAERNVLANGIDPQTMRIVTHMDVDRAGCERALDAIRAICGEN
- a CDS encoding SRPBCC family protein is translated as MAIHLEYSVSAKCRPEHIWEKFEKLDQWPWWNRVIAQSKWLEGQPWQKGSRFLMELARPINMKFEPVVLECAAPHKVGWVGKAMGVRGEHWFSFEPQPDGATLMKTWEEFTGPSTLFFGDGRKQAVVKMYADWFEALKFEAERIAREAAARS
- the hemW gene encoding radical SAM family heme chaperone HemW; translated protein: MPLGLYISVPFCKTKCSYCNFASGVFSREQFGSYVERVSSDMARAAESAAALGCQFDRRVDSVYLGGGTPSVLAPDQLRELFRAARQNFDVAPDAEITVECAPGTLSPAVVGALLDGGVNRVSLGVQSLMDGEAAAVGRLHSRATVLDDIARLRTGGISSLNVDMIAGLPHQTAASWRASLDDAIASGVPHVSVYMLEVDDDSRLGRELIAGGTRYHAHFVPDDEAIADFYVEACSALASAGVAQYEISNFARPGGESRHNLKYWTRQPYLGFGVDAHSMLPCEQGLRGAGALARENLRGQAVLGREEQQEPCGTGVPACALRFSTPDSLGGYLAGESGTVTPASAAQALEESFFLGLRLNRGVDLRRLATEFGGEAVAASRDTVDELIAVALLAREGDCIRLTSRGRLLSNEVFERFLGSRQSPASTPEPVADFPEIH
- a CDS encoding M1 family aminopeptidase — its product is MSKLAMRRRRTLGCVIFCLAVALSAAAAEKPRIRVDDYAISAELVPLSHKLLAHARVKFTALDDISIATFELHNALRVTRVTDASGRTLNAERVTQDSTVRVALPDGLSKGASTSLTFDYEGVLQSADESPVEGLKLAYIGDDTSYLLYAGRWFPMVGYNTNRFTASMAITVPAGMTVIGTGRTTSAPAELPSAPAPAATPGRPGRVGLRSPAASAASSQGKNTHYFLWDKPSFPGTIIAGRFDETTVTQGGMNVRVYFKPSHKAMAKPYGETAGKEFEYFSSIYGPAVSYNLYVVELPDDTVPTAWAPEIAGLASRGIQEKINYRLLANAVARQWWGVRVSPARQEDAWISDGFARYSEARYVEWAAGQAAFEEVMKDIAVGALAYDNIPLAGVGRLSAFSPEFQSLVTDKGAMILHMLRWIVGDKPFDQILRNFATQFNEKSATVDDFRKVAEFSYGQSLQAFFSQWLDSTGAPEFHNKYTVFRTAKGFRVVGEVSQDLDLFRMPVELRIDTDGKTETKRIEVVGTNSPYVVETFGKPRHISLDPGSHVLKNSSDFKVRVSILRGTQLVAQGDLAEALREYQKALDINKNSSLAHYRIAEVFFLQRNYQAAANAYREAANGDNEPRWTEVWSYIQLGKIFDLTGQRERAVNEYRRALNTNDNTQGALEEARKYLQTPYSKQSEGQS